The genomic window AAGTGGCCTGCCAGAGCACTCCAACCGCTGGCACGTGAATTGGATTGAGACGGAGCCGCCGCTGCTGCGTGGCGGGCTGTTTCCATCATTCCGGAGATCCAGCGTCATGACACATCTTGCCTTCATTCTCCTGTTCACGGCGGCGGGAGCACAGGCCGCGGTGCCGCTCGCGACAGACAAAGAGCGGGACAGCTATACCCTGGGCCAGGACGTCGCGGATTCGATCAGGCGGAACGAGATCGACCTGGACATCAACGCCTTGGTGCAAGGCATCCGGGACAATCTGGAGGGAAAGCCCTCGCTCTTGAATGGGGCGGAGCTCACCAAGGCCCGGGATCGGGCCCAGAACTCGATGCTCCAGAACCGGCAGAAGAAGCTCGCGGCGGACGCGGCGAAGTACGGCGCCGCGGGCCAGGAGTTCCTGGCGAAGAACAAGACCCAGAAGGGCGTCGTCACCACCGCGAGCGGTCTCCAGTACCAGGTCCTGACCGCCACGCCACCGGGCCCGCGCCCGGGGCCCGCGAACCGCGTGGTGTTCGAGTTCAAGGGCACGGTCGTTGGGGGCAATGGCGTGGAGTTCGACAGCTCCGCGGCCCGCGGCAAGGTGTCTGTCATGGGCGTCAGCGATGGCATCAAGGGCTGGGCGGAGGCCTTCCAGCTCATGACGCTGGGCAGCACGTACCGCTTCGCCATTCCTCCGCAGCTGGCCTATGGCGAGCAAGGGCTCCCCGGCAAGGTCCCTCCGAACGCGACGTTGATCTACGAGATCACCCTGCGCGAAGTGGCGAAGTGAAAGGCCAGGGACATTCCATGACCTTCCTGTCCAAGCGTCATGCGGTGCTGGCCACCGCGATTCTGTTGATGGGCTCCTCCGCGGTGGCACAGGGGACCCTGGAGTGCCAGACCGTCCAGTCGCGGGCGCCCATCTCGGGCCTTGCCCCCAATCCGAAGGCGGTGGCCACCGTTCCCTTCGACAAGCAGGGCCAGGGCTACGTCCGGGTGGGCGGCGGGTGTGAGGTGTCCCGCTTCGGTTTCGAGTCCGTTCACGCCGCGGTGATGGTGCAGAACTCACCGGACGGGGAGTTTGGCTGGCGGTGCAAGGGCGCGGATCCGGCCCTGGTCTCCAACCCGGCCTGGGCCAAGGCGTCGGTCACCTTCTGC from Stigmatella erecta includes these protein-coding regions:
- a CDS encoding FKBP-type peptidyl-prolyl cis-trans isomerase N-terminal domain-containing protein — its product is MTHLAFILLFTAAGAQAAVPLATDKERDSYTLGQDVADSIRRNEIDLDINALVQGIRDNLEGKPSLLNGAELTKARDRAQNSMLQNRQKKLAADAAKYGAAGQEFLAKNKTQKGVVTTASGLQYQVLTATPPGPRPGPANRVVFEFKGTVVGGNGVEFDSSAARGKVSVMGVSDGIKGWAEAFQLMTLGSTYRFAIPPQLAYGEQGLPGKVPPNATLIYEITLREVAK